The Bacillota bacterium genome includes the window CTGCAGCCCACGGGTATCTTCGTGAAGGGCACCGACGTGGCGGTCCTCTAGAGCATCTTCGACGTGATGGTCCCACAGATGCCGACAGCCCCCCTCGAGTCCAACGTCCCTCCCTGGGTAGAAGGAAGCGGCCTCGACCCCTCCTATTTCCGCGCCGACTTGCGAGCTCTGCCGGTGAGAAGGGGCTCAACTCCGCTTCCTATCGTGCGGCTAGAGCCCCCCCTTATTGGCCACGACTGCCCCGGGCCGACGCAGGTTGGCCGGCTCCTTCAATCCAAGCTCACCCAGCCGCCTCCCCATCGCCAGCTCGCTCACCGCAAAGAACGTGGCCATCCACTTGGTCTGGCGGACCTCCGGCCAGGTGGCCACAACCAGGTCCTCGGGCATGAGTACGTCGGCCGCGAACTGGTTGGCCTCGCGCTCTCGCCAGTTCTGGGATCGGTCATTACACATGAAATACCCGACATCCCGGCGATGAAGCAGGTAGTGCCCTAGCTCGTGAGCGATCGTGAACCGTTGGCGGGGCCTGTCCATCCGGCTGTTGAAGACGATTACGGGGTCCGGCCGGATCATGAGGAAGCCAACGACGGCCAGACCGAAGTCGCCGGGCTCGACCTGCATACCAAGTCGGCCGGCCAGGGCCTCGATGGGCACGTCCCGCCTCGTCCGCTCCTGGAGCGAGAG containing:
- a CDS encoding ImmA/IrrE family metallo-endopeptidase, whose amino-acid sequence is MPYRSSARVSRTVQETLSLLSLQERTRRDVPIEALAGRLGMQVEPGDFGLAVVGFLMIRPDPVIVFNSRMDRPRQRFTIAHELGHYLLHRRDVGYFMCNDRSQNWREREANQFAADVLMPEDLVVATWPEVRQTKWMATFFAVSELAMGRRLGELGLKEPANLRRPGAVVANKGGL